Proteins found in one Paenibacillus borealis genomic segment:
- a CDS encoding GNAT family N-acetyltransferase yields MEQIAKGEGRFYIAGDGKDLAEITYRTEESTGNLVIDHTYVSEDLRGQGAGEKLVRAVVDLAREEKVKIVPECPYAAHQFEKHAEYRDLLK; encoded by the coding sequence ATGGAACAGATTGCTAAGGGAGAAGGACGTTTTTATATAGCTGGTGACGGTAAGGACCTTGCCGAGATTACATACAGAACAGAAGAGTCTACAGGTAACCTTGTAATTGATCATACCTATGTCTCTGAAGATCTGCGCGGTCAGGGTGCCGGGGAGAAGCTTGTGCGGGCGGTCGTTGACCTGGCCCGGGAAGAGAAAGTCAAAATTGTGCCTGAGTGCCCGTACGCGGCCCATCAGTTCGAGAAGCACG